Proteins co-encoded in one Neofelis nebulosa isolate mNeoNeb1 chromosome 2, mNeoNeb1.pri, whole genome shotgun sequence genomic window:
- the C2H1orf210 gene encoding type III endosome membrane protein TEMP gives MSEANQTTVGPSELSTASAISPGLGTGARAWPVLVGVVLGAVVLSLLIALAAKCHLCRKYRASYQHRPLPGTGKGVCPEVGEEDDDGFIEDNYIQPGAGGLGTEGSRDHFSF, from the exons ATGAGTGAGGCAAACCAAA CCACTGTGGGGCCCTCAGAGCTCTCCACAGCATCAGCCATCTCCCCTGGGCTGGGCACTGGGGCCCGGGCATGGCCTGTGCTGGTGGGCGTCGTGCTGGGGGCTGTggtcctctctctcctcatcgCGCTTGCTGCCAAGTGCCACCTCTGCCGCAAATACCGTGCCAGCTACCAGCACCGCCCGCTGCCCGGGACCGGGAAGGGTGTCTGTCCGGAGGTGGGTGAAGAAGATGACGATGGCTTCATCGAGGACAATTACATTCAGCCTGGGGCCGGCgggctggggacagagggcagcAGGGACCACTTTTCCTTCTGA